The following proteins are co-located in the Dyadobacter chenwenxiniae genome:
- a CDS encoding zinc-dependent metalloprotease, with protein sequence MKILFTRIIGLIILLCVAPYIASAQQTLPVCGTNDSLSASRLVKFARVKDLTRARTAGEQKLEYRLALDINYKTYQLYGGDKALITRRAVQFINQASAIFERDINVKLTITSILIWDKPEPYALDEDFQYFSNVQNYWLFNRTDERDAVVSLSSRDGWFYGGYRMCSSNFPRPEMPDLPIDLLCHELGHTLGSPHTHNCSWPGGPIDRCTALEGASAECEEGYQETVNGSIMSYCRSVLRFHPLCQNLMRNYAEGNMDENFKLTAIQENPNAPDSLTIYEDDAQKASHTPSFRWKTPFGVNQYRFQIARDAAFTDIVEDTLIAQSHFTSAGQGEGNYFARVLSDQIPKAALWSKTLPFSIAPFDKKSSAPLLLQVSWKNDGFLAGIFQKYEGIESFQTEVADKNQTDGVVFHDFPVTNQKIQHFKIILRPNGSERYAVRLRVKQNNEWSQWSDAAYFLPPWNGTLWSSTDLSHAAAKPVIAVSTYISSLHTGFRQSIEIASDRAFKQVVFKDSIALSEMNAAFTNKGVFQPILNENQSYFGRTRVQYMPGIFTNWKNFEIKTNWNDSRFEFLGLVSKNLLSTTNAYGFLKNRFYNVGDKLYVYETNNGYYTTKDLKTWEASTIATTAGKSPNAINFFGASKGGDVFAMSFNNVLLKRDVNGNYESSFVNEKFSAGEMAPLVLTTSAGIFFKTSDRGVGRFLNGAWTFYGQEVLGNNHVICVAADAEDQVWTVTEDGLIYSFKDNKWTFRTQISNAQGLAGIAFDSRQNLYAYGEWGVSRLNKATQAWEAVFSLSGYFIRNIIFDKTNQMWAAAYGAPEQHFEPHALIRFKDQKTNIYSDGLNMLKEPFDITIFNDKLLMLTTGGEVYSFQERQFQRFQPEPSYNAGDEITLTLTTNSTFGKNNETRFILRNTSNNATVKLTGTNVADNTYTFKIPIDIKGGTYQLKTATTEPEVTSNESVAFIINQSPAYNLPTEVTLMQNVPNPVGASTEIAFFLPEEELTTLTLYNVRGQKIRSLAEGKYPAGWHIARLDGQHLSAGFYIYQLKVGNVTKTLKMVR encoded by the coding sequence ATGAAAATACTTTTTACCAGGATCATTGGGCTGATTATCCTGTTGTGCGTGGCACCTTACATCGCCTCAGCACAGCAAACCCTTCCTGTTTGCGGCACAAATGACTCCCTATCAGCATCCCGACTCGTAAAATTTGCCCGGGTAAAAGACCTGACTCGCGCCAGAACGGCCGGGGAGCAAAAACTCGAATACAGGCTTGCACTCGACATCAATTACAAAACTTATCAGCTTTACGGCGGAGATAAGGCGCTGATTACGAGACGGGCAGTGCAATTTATCAACCAAGCCTCCGCCATTTTTGAAAGGGACATCAATGTAAAGCTGACCATCACGTCGATCCTCATTTGGGATAAACCCGAGCCTTATGCGTTGGACGAGGATTTTCAGTATTTCTCCAATGTTCAGAATTACTGGCTCTTCAACAGAACTGACGAAAGGGACGCCGTTGTGAGTCTTTCGAGCCGGGACGGGTGGTTTTATGGCGGTTATCGCATGTGTTCTTCCAATTTTCCAAGGCCCGAAATGCCTGACCTGCCCATTGACCTGCTTTGCCACGAGCTCGGGCACACGTTGGGCTCGCCGCATACACACAATTGCTCGTGGCCAGGCGGTCCAATCGATCGCTGCACGGCGCTGGAAGGTGCAAGCGCGGAGTGCGAAGAGGGTTACCAGGAAACGGTTAATGGGTCTATCATGTCCTACTGCCGGTCTGTTTTGCGTTTTCACCCACTGTGCCAGAACCTGATGCGGAATTATGCGGAAGGAAACATGGATGAGAATTTCAAACTCACCGCCATTCAAGAGAACCCCAACGCGCCGGATTCATTGACCATTTACGAAGACGATGCTCAAAAAGCGTCTCATACGCCCTCATTTCGATGGAAAACACCTTTTGGCGTGAATCAATATCGCTTTCAAATAGCCCGGGATGCGGCTTTTACGGACATTGTCGAAGACACATTGATTGCCCAATCGCATTTCACGTCTGCAGGTCAGGGCGAGGGAAATTACTTCGCACGGGTGCTTTCAGATCAGATTCCCAAAGCTGCATTATGGTCGAAAACATTGCCGTTTTCGATTGCTCCTTTTGACAAAAAATCATCAGCACCGCTCCTGTTACAGGTTTCCTGGAAGAATGACGGCTTTCTTGCAGGCATTTTTCAAAAATATGAAGGCATTGAATCCTTCCAAACTGAAGTTGCCGATAAGAACCAGACAGACGGGGTCGTGTTTCACGATTTTCCTGTCACAAATCAAAAGATTCAGCATTTTAAAATCATACTCAGGCCTAACGGCTCGGAGCGATATGCCGTCCGGCTACGGGTGAAGCAAAACAATGAATGGAGTCAATGGTCGGATGCGGCGTATTTTCTCCCGCCCTGGAACGGCACATTGTGGTCGTCTACGGATCTTTCCCATGCTGCTGCCAAGCCCGTTATCGCCGTTTCAACTTACATTTCATCCTTGCATACGGGGTTTCGGCAAAGCATCGAGATTGCCAGTGACCGAGCATTTAAACAGGTTGTTTTCAAAGATTCCATTGCATTAAGCGAAATGAACGCAGCCTTTACCAACAAGGGCGTTTTTCAGCCGATTCTGAATGAAAATCAATCCTATTTTGGCCGGACGAGAGTTCAGTATATGCCGGGAATTTTCACCAACTGGAAAAATTTTGAAATTAAGACCAATTGGAATGATTCCCGGTTTGAATTTCTTGGCCTGGTTTCCAAAAATCTGCTTTCTACCACAAACGCTTATGGTTTTCTAAAAAACAGGTTTTACAATGTTGGGGACAAATTATATGTGTACGAAACAAACAATGGCTATTACACTACAAAGGATCTCAAAACCTGGGAAGCGAGCACAATAGCGACGACAGCAGGCAAAAGCCCTAACGCAATCAACTTCTTCGGTGCTTCGAAGGGAGGCGATGTTTTTGCAATGAGTTTCAATAATGTGCTGCTCAAACGCGATGTGAATGGTAACTACGAGTCGAGTTTTGTCAATGAAAAGTTTTCTGCGGGTGAAATGGCCCCGCTTGTGCTGACCACTTCTGCGGGCATATTTTTCAAAACATCCGACCGCGGCGTCGGACGTTTCCTGAATGGAGCATGGACATTTTACGGACAGGAAGTGCTTGGTAATAACCACGTGATCTGTGTTGCGGCAGATGCTGAGGACCAGGTTTGGACGGTAACGGAGGACGGGTTGATTTATTCATTTAAAGACAATAAATGGACTTTCCGGACGCAAATAAGCAATGCGCAGGGATTAGCCGGTATTGCTTTTGACAGTAGGCAAAACCTTTACGCTTACGGGGAATGGGGCGTTTCCAGGCTTAATAAGGCAACTCAGGCCTGGGAGGCGGTTTTCTCGCTTTCTGGCTATTTTATCAGGAACATAATTTTTGACAAGACCAATCAAATGTGGGCCGCTGCCTACGGCGCCCCGGAGCAACATTTTGAACCGCACGCATTGATTAGGTTTAAAGATCAAAAAACAAACATTTATTCCGATGGCCTGAACATGCTGAAAGAGCCGTTTGACATAACCATTTTCAATGATAAGCTGCTGATGCTCACAACAGGCGGCGAGGTCTATTCTTTTCAGGAAAGGCAATTCCAGCGTTTCCAACCCGAACCTTCCTACAATGCGGGAGACGAAATAACATTGACATTGACTACCAACTCGACTTTTGGGAAAAATAATGAGACCCGCTTTATCCTGCGCAACACCAGCAACAATGCAACAGTAAAATTAACGGGAACAAACGTCGCGGATAACACTTACACATTTAAGATCCCTATTGACATAAAAGGAGGAACTTATCAACTGAAAACCGCCACAACCGAACCGGAAGTGACCAGCAATGAAAGTGTAGCATTCATAATAAATCAATCTCCTGCTTACAACCTGCCAACCGAGGTGACTTTGATGCAGAATGTTCCAAACCCGGTCGGCGCCAGCACCGAGATCGCCTTTTTCCTGCCCGAGGAAGAACTGACAACATTGACACTATATAATGTAAGAGGTCAGAAAATCAGGTCGCTGGCAGAGGGGAAATATCCGGCAGGCTGGCATATTGCAAGACTTGACGGGCAACATCTTTCCGCGGGTTTTTACATTTATCAACTAAAAGTCGGGAATGTGACTAAAACGCTTAAAATGGTCCGCTGA
- a CDS encoding TetR/AcrR family transcriptional regulator, producing the protein MEYNAKQIQIIEVAERLFADKGFAGTSVRDIAQEANVNVSMISYYFGSKEKLIEALFAMRMGESRSRMEMLLSNEDLIPIQKINILIDSAIDRLMGNQCFHNIMMREQLSSERTPAISEHIRTLKLRNVQLMQKLIEEGQAMGAFRKNIDLSLMSTTLYGTINYAIATQDFYKRINGLEDMEEAEFQNHLRRKLSQHLKSLFKSTVTNEHHNQD; encoded by the coding sequence ATGGAATATAACGCAAAGCAGATACAGATCATAGAAGTTGCAGAACGTTTGTTTGCCGACAAAGGGTTTGCGGGGACGTCGGTGCGGGACATTGCGCAGGAGGCCAATGTGAATGTCTCGATGATCTCTTACTATTTCGGATCGAAGGAAAAATTGATCGAGGCGCTTTTTGCCATGCGCATGGGCGAATCCCGCTCGCGAATGGAAATGCTGCTCAGTAACGAAGATTTGATCCCAATTCAAAAAATCAACATCCTGATTGACAGCGCAATTGACCGTCTGATGGGGAACCAGTGCTTTCACAATATTATGATGCGTGAGCAGCTTTCGTCGGAGCGGACGCCGGCGATTTCGGAGCATATCAGAACTTTGAAACTGCGGAATGTGCAGTTAATGCAGAAGCTGATCGAAGAAGGTCAGGCAATGGGGGCATTTCGCAAGAACATTGACCTGAGCCTGATGAGCACCACATTATACGGCACGATCAATTACGCGATCGCGACCCAGGATTTTTACAAGCGGATCAACGGTCTGGAAGATATGGAAGAGGCTGAATTTCAGAACCATTTGAGAAGAAAATTAAGCCAGCACTTAAAAAGTTTATTTAAATCAACAGTAACTAATGAACACCACAACCAGGACTAA
- a CDS encoding TolC family protein → MNTTTRTKRMVFAIASVFWLAATAHSFAQDPRKLTLEEAIEMSLKNSKQLKLSQTNVDLAGLGIRQIKENQLPSLSVSGSYLRLNSPNINLKLPRNGSDSTQTSAPEVHQVMYGMASASLPIFSGFRFKYGLESAHYLEQAAKLDAENDRDAVIQNTVAAYSNLYKAKKSVDLVAENLLRERERVAEFTNREKNGMLARNDLMKAKLQESNIELALLDAENDLKVTTINMNLLLGMPENTVLAADSASFMALKEEGNAAEWEQTAISHRKDIAANGIRQKAANTDIKVAKADFYPNVALTAGYVALSIPGVATIPNAMNAGIGVRYDIGSLWKSGAKIAQARTKVYQLKTNEEILLDRIHLEVNTAYFNYVLSKRKIDVYAKAVEQADENYRITKNKYDNSLVTTTELLDADVAQVQSRINYEAAKADAIVAYKKLEQSAGVIN, encoded by the coding sequence ATGAACACCACAACCAGGACTAAAAGAATGGTTTTTGCGATCGCCAGCGTGTTCTGGCTCGCCGCAACCGCTCATTCGTTCGCCCAGGACCCGCGAAAATTGACGCTGGAAGAAGCGATTGAAATGAGTTTGAAAAACAGCAAGCAGCTCAAATTAAGTCAGACCAATGTAGATCTAGCCGGTCTGGGTATCAGGCAAATCAAGGAAAATCAGTTGCCAAGCCTGAGTGTTTCAGGTTCTTACCTGAGATTGAATTCGCCGAACATTAACCTCAAACTGCCAAGAAACGGAAGCGACAGCACACAAACCAGCGCTCCGGAAGTTCACCAGGTAATGTATGGAATGGCAAGCGCATCACTGCCGATTTTCTCCGGTTTCAGATTCAAATATGGCCTGGAATCAGCACATTACCTGGAACAAGCGGCGAAACTGGACGCTGAAAATGACCGTGATGCCGTGATCCAGAATACAGTTGCGGCTTACAGCAATTTGTATAAGGCCAAAAAATCGGTGGACCTGGTTGCTGAAAACCTGTTGCGGGAGCGAGAGCGCGTGGCCGAATTTACAAACCGTGAAAAAAACGGCATGCTGGCCAGAAACGATTTGATGAAAGCCAAATTGCAGGAGTCGAACATTGAACTTGCATTGCTCGATGCTGAAAACGATCTGAAAGTAACGACCATTAATATGAACCTCCTGCTGGGCATGCCTGAAAATACGGTGTTGGCAGCCGATTCGGCCAGTTTTATGGCCTTGAAGGAAGAAGGCAATGCGGCCGAGTGGGAGCAAACGGCGATTTCACATCGCAAGGACATTGCGGCCAATGGCATCCGTCAAAAAGCAGCAAATACAGACATTAAGGTTGCTAAGGCCGATTTTTATCCTAATGTGGCGCTCACCGCAGGTTACGTTGCCCTCAGCATTCCAGGAGTGGCGACGATCCCGAATGCAATGAATGCAGGAATTGGCGTGCGATACGACATTGGATCACTCTGGAAATCGGGTGCAAAAATTGCGCAGGCGAGGACGAAGGTTTACCAGCTGAAAACGAATGAAGAGATCCTTTTGGACCGCATTCATCTGGAAGTCAACACGGCTTATTTCAATTATGTTTTGAGCAAAAGAAAAATTGACGTCTATGCCAAAGCCGTGGAGCAAGCCGACGAAAATTACCGGATCACCAAAAATAAATACGATAACAGTCTGGTAACGACCACAGAACTACTCGATGCAGACGTCGCCCAGGTGCAGTCCCGCATCAACTACGAAGCCGCCAAAGCCGACGCCATCGTAGCCTACAAAAAACTAGAACAATCAGCCGGAGTGATTAATTAA
- a CDS encoding HlyD family secretion protein yields the protein METNQNTLQPEEAPKKKNYTFVIILCVLIAIGGTWGFTKYNHGLHHEETDDAQIDANISPVIPRISGYVTEIKVKDNQTVKKGDTLIVLDNRDQLIKLEQAKAGLAGSQGNLVVANATTNASQASGITYQANVSIVEAQIEEAKVNVWRANQDFARYENLIKDHSITQQEYEQASATKQKAERQLAVLVAQKNAAERQAKAAGSQTRATSVQTDVANANIKARQAEIANAELILSYTVITAPTDGRVSKVNAQVGQYLQAGQSLFSIISTTEPWVVANFKETQLTKMKLGQHVKIHVDAYPDHEFEAKVASFSPATGARFALLPPDNASGNFVKVVQRLPVRIEFTQPNDQRIAALRPGMNVFVDVELN from the coding sequence ATGGAAACCAATCAAAATACACTGCAACCCGAGGAAGCTCCAAAAAAGAAAAACTACACATTCGTGATCATTCTTTGCGTGCTGATTGCGATCGGCGGAACCTGGGGTTTTACCAAATACAACCACGGTTTGCACCACGAAGAAACAGACGACGCGCAAATTGACGCGAATATCAGTCCTGTAATTCCCAGGATATCGGGTTATGTGACGGAAATTAAGGTGAAGGACAATCAAACTGTCAAAAAAGGCGACACACTGATCGTCCTGGATAATCGCGATCAGCTCATCAAACTTGAACAAGCGAAAGCAGGGCTGGCAGGCTCTCAAGGCAACCTCGTCGTGGCCAATGCTACAACCAATGCTTCGCAGGCAAGCGGCATAACTTATCAGGCCAATGTGTCGATCGTAGAAGCGCAGATTGAAGAGGCAAAAGTGAATGTATGGCGTGCCAATCAGGATTTTGCCCGCTATGAAAACCTGATCAAAGACCATTCGATCACACAGCAGGAATATGAGCAGGCATCGGCGACGAAACAAAAAGCTGAACGTCAGCTGGCCGTCTTGGTTGCGCAGAAAAACGCAGCAGAACGTCAGGCGAAAGCAGCAGGCAGTCAAACCCGCGCGACTTCTGTTCAAACCGATGTGGCTAATGCAAACATTAAGGCACGCCAGGCAGAGATTGCGAATGCAGAATTAATCCTTTCATACACAGTGATTACCGCACCGACAGACGGTCGTGTTTCAAAGGTGAATGCGCAGGTTGGCCAGTATTTGCAGGCGGGGCAGTCGCTGTTCAGCATTATTTCAACCACTGAGCCCTGGGTTGTGGCGAATTTCAAAGAAACACAATTGACCAAAATGAAATTGGGACAACATGTGAAAATTCACGTGGATGCTTATCCGGATCACGAATTTGAGGCAAAAGTGGCGTCTTTCTCTCCTGCAACAGGCGCAAGATTCGCATTACTTCCTCCTGATAATGCAAGTGGAAATTTCGTAAAAGTGGTGCAACGACTGCCTGTAAGGATTGAATTTACGCAGCCAAATGACCAGCGTATAGCAGCTTTGAGACCGGGCATGAACGTGTTCGTGGATGTGGAATTGAACTAA
- a CDS encoding DHA2 family efflux MFS transporter permease subunit translates to MELQESLVEYGFRRVIITITAVLCALLEIVDTTIVNVALNDMRGNLGGTLSEVSWVITAYAIGNVIVVPMTSWLSQQFGRRNYFAASIIIFTVASFLCGNANNIWELVFFRLIQGLGGGALLVTAQTLITESYPPEKRGVAQAIYGLGVIVGPTLGPPLGGYIVDHYSWPYIFYINIPLGIIAAMLTLQFVRSPRFSQKKAANEIDYWGIVLLAISVGSLQYVLEKGQEEDWFNDEIIILLTVTAVFGFFFFIWREWTYKNPIVNLRVLANGNLRVGTILSFILGFGLYGSTFVIPLYTQATLGWTATQSGMLMVPAAVVTAMMMPIVGQLIQRGVKQQYLVSAGMVFFFIYSYWGYLILTPDTGKDAFFNMLIVRGIGLGLLFVPITTLALSTLKGREIGEGAAFTGMMRQLGGSFGVAVITTYLARQNMLHRNDLVSKLDVNNPSVMQRVEGLQQSFMAKGMSSDVALKSGYKILDYTVTKQAQVMSYMDVFLYLGLMFLICVPFVLWTKSGKTKVDPSSVH, encoded by the coding sequence ATGGAATTACAGGAATCACTCGTCGAATATGGTTTCCGAAGGGTCATCATTACGATCACAGCTGTACTATGTGCGTTGCTCGAAATCGTCGACACCACCATTGTCAATGTCGCGCTCAACGACATGCGGGGAAACCTGGGCGGAACATTGTCCGAAGTGAGCTGGGTTATTACGGCCTATGCCATTGGTAATGTGATCGTTGTGCCCATGACCAGCTGGCTTTCACAACAGTTTGGCCGCCGGAATTACTTTGCAGCTTCTATCATTATTTTTACGGTTGCCTCATTTCTTTGCGGTAACGCGAACAACATCTGGGAATTGGTATTTTTCAGGTTAATACAAGGCCTGGGCGGCGGCGCGTTACTGGTAACTGCCCAGACACTGATCACCGAAAGTTACCCACCCGAAAAACGCGGAGTTGCGCAGGCTATTTACGGTCTGGGTGTGATTGTGGGCCCTACATTGGGCCCGCCGCTGGGAGGTTACATTGTGGATCATTACAGCTGGCCTTACATATTTTATATCAACATTCCGCTGGGCATCATTGCCGCGATGCTGACTTTGCAATTTGTCAGAAGCCCAAGGTTTTCTCAAAAGAAAGCAGCGAATGAAATTGATTACTGGGGCATTGTCCTGCTGGCTATTTCCGTAGGTTCGCTTCAATATGTGTTGGAAAAAGGGCAGGAAGAAGACTGGTTCAACGACGAAATCATTATTCTGTTGACCGTTACAGCTGTTTTTGGATTCTTCTTCTTTATCTGGCGCGAATGGACTTATAAAAATCCGATTGTTAACCTGAGGGTTTTAGCGAATGGAAACCTGCGCGTCGGGACCATTTTGTCCTTCATTCTCGGTTTCGGATTATATGGTTCTACATTCGTCATTCCTTTGTATACGCAGGCTACATTAGGCTGGACGGCAACACAATCGGGCATGTTAATGGTCCCCGCGGCCGTTGTTACCGCCATGATGATGCCCATTGTAGGTCAGCTCATCCAGCGCGGTGTGAAGCAGCAATATCTGGTTTCGGCCGGAATGGTCTTCTTCTTTATTTACAGTTACTGGGGTTACTTAATCCTGACTCCTGACACAGGAAAAGACGCATTTTTCAACATGCTGATTGTGCGAGGAATTGGCTTGGGATTGTTATTTGTGCCCATTACGACATTGGCATTATCGACATTAAAAGGAAGGGAGATTGGTGAAGGGGCAGCGTTTACCGGGATGATGCGGCAGCTGGGCGGTTCGTTTGGCGTGGCGGTGATCACAACCTATCTGGCCAGACAAAACATGCTGCACCGCAATGATCTGGTTAGCAAGCTGGACGTTAACAATCCGTCCGTTATGCAGCGGGTTGAAGGTTTGCAGCAATCTTTTATGGCCAAAGGAATGTCCTCGGATGTTGCGCTGAAAAGCGGTTACAAGATCCTGGATTATACGGTCACCAAACAGGCGCAGGTTATGTCTTACATGGACGTGTTCCTTTATCTGGGACTCATGTTTCTCATCTGCGTTCCGTTCGTGCTCTGGACCAAAAGCGGCAAAACCAAAGTGGATCCTTCCTCCGTGCATTAA
- a CDS encoding PLP-dependent cysteine synthase family protein, which produces MHSTHTHSLSNSWVTAAITKIEADYQRSADTHLIPLQLPEFPGVDFYFKDESTHPSGSLKHRLSRSLFLYALCNGWIYEGTTVAEASSGSTAVSEAYFARLLGLPFIAVMPKTTSQDKVQAIEFYGGKCHFVDHPAEVYDVSRRIAEENKGHFMDQFTYAERATDWRGNNNIAESIFRQMQFEAHPVPTWIVIGAGTGGTSATLGRYVRYERYASRICVVDPENSVFYDCWQTNDPGVCSDFGSRIEGIGRPRVEPSFIPTVVDHMIRVPDAASFAAMKTLSQLLNRRVGGSTGTNFWGALQLAQEMKEQDLRGSIVTLICDSGERYQDTYYNDAWLAKNGFLDAVQEESRRLACVTGLV; this is translated from the coding sequence GTGCATTCAACCCATACACATTCACTTTCTAATTCCTGGGTAACCGCGGCCATAACCAAGATCGAGGCGGATTATCAGCGGTCGGCGGATACGCATTTGATTCCGTTGCAACTGCCTGAATTTCCGGGTGTTGATTTTTATTTTAAAGATGAATCGACGCATCCTTCGGGTAGTTTGAAGCACCGGTTATCGCGGTCGCTGTTTTTGTATGCGCTTTGTAACGGGTGGATTTACGAAGGGACGACGGTCGCAGAGGCTTCCAGCGGTTCAACTGCTGTTTCTGAAGCGTATTTCGCGCGGTTACTGGGTTTACCGTTCATTGCGGTGATGCCCAAAACGACAAGTCAGGACAAGGTGCAGGCCATTGAATTTTATGGTGGTAAATGTCACTTCGTAGATCATCCGGCCGAAGTTTATGACGTTTCCAGACGCATTGCGGAGGAAAATAAAGGTCATTTTATGGACCAGTTCACCTACGCCGAACGCGCGACGGACTGGCGCGGTAATAACAACATTGCCGAATCCATTTTTCGGCAAATGCAGTTTGAAGCCCACCCGGTTCCGACATGGATCGTCATAGGCGCGGGCACAGGCGGGACTTCGGCGACACTGGGCCGTTATGTGCGTTACGAGCGCTATGCGAGCCGAATTTGCGTGGTTGATCCTGAAAATTCCGTGTTTTACGATTGCTGGCAAACCAATGATCCCGGCGTTTGCAGTGATTTTGGATCGCGGATCGAGGGCATAGGTCGGCCGAGAGTAGAGCCTTCATTTATTCCAACCGTGGTGGATCACATGATCCGTGTGCCGGATGCTGCGAGTTTTGCCGCGATGAAAACATTGTCTCAACTGCTGAACCGAAGGGTAGGAGGTTCAACAGGAACCAATTTCTGGGGCGCGCTTCAACTGGCGCAGGAAATGAAGGAGCAGGATTTGAGAGGTTCAATCGTCACGCTGATCTGCGATTCGGGTGAGCGTTACCAGGATACCTATTATAATGACGCATGGT